The Amycolatopsis nigrescens CSC17Ta-90 genomic interval GAGTGAGGACGGGGCGGAGCATGAGCGAGCAGGGCACCCACGAGGTGATCGCCGGAGTCAGGGAGCTGCTGCCCACCCTCCGCGAACGGGCGCAGGACACCGAGGACGCCCGCCGGATTTCGGACGAGTCGATCAAGTCGCTGCAGGAGATCGGCTTCTTCAAACTGTTGCAGCCCAAGACCTACGGCGGCTACGAGGCCGACCCGGTGACCTTCTACACCGCGGTCAAGCTGATCGCGAGCGCCTGCGGTTCCACCGGCTGGGTGGCCTCCATCCTGGGGGTGCACCCCTGGCACCTGGCCCTGTTCGACGGGAAGGCGCAGGAAGAGGTGTGGGCCGACGACATCGACGTCCGGATCTCCTCCTCCTACGCCCCGATGGGCAAGGCGCAGGTCGTCGACGGCGGCTACCGGCTGACCGGCAAGTGGAGCTTCTCCTCCGGCTGCGACCACGCGACCTGGGTGCTGCTCGGTGCGCCCGCGTTCGACGCCGATGGCAAGCCGGTGGACTTCTGCACCTACCTGCTGCCGATCAGCGACTACCGGATCGACGACGTCTGGGACACCGTCGGCCTGCGCGGCACCGGGAGCAACGACATCGCGGTGGACGACGTGTTCGTCCCGCAGCACCGCGCACTGAGCTTCATGGCCACCTCGAAATGCCGGACCCCAGGCCAGGACGTCAACCCCGGCCCGCTCTACAAGCTGCCGTACGGTTCGGTGCACCCCAGCACCATCACCGCCCCGATCATCGGCATGGCGCAGGGCGCCTACGACGCGCATGTGGACTACCAGCGCAGTCGGGTCCGCGCCGCCTACGCCGGCGAACAGGCCAAAGAGGACCCGTTCGCCAAGGTGCGGATCGCCGAGGCGGCCAGCGAGATCGACGCGGCCTGGCTGCAGCTGACGCACAACATCGACGAGCTGTACCAGCGGGCGTGCGCCGGTGAGAAGCTGCCGTTCGAGACGCGGCTGCGGGTCCGGCGTGACCAGGTGCGCGGCACCGAGCGGGCGATCTCGGCGATCGACCGGCTCTTCGAGAACTCCGGCGGCCGCGCGCTGCGCAGCGGCACCCCGATCCAGCGGTTCTGGCGGGACGCGCACGCCGGGCGGGTGCACGCGGCCAACGACGCGGAGCGAGCCTACGTGATGTTCGGTACCGGCGCCTTCGGGCTCCCGGTCGAAAACGCGATGGTGTAAGCGATGGAAGGCAAGTACATCCAGGTACGAGGCGATCTCCGCCTGCACTACCACGAAGCCGGCACCGAGCACGCGGAAACCGTGCTGCTGCTGCACGGCGGCGGGCCCGGCGCGTCGGCGTGGAGCAACTTCGGCCGCAACCTGCCGGTATTCGCCAAGTCGTTCCGTACGATCGCGGTGGACCAGCCCGGTTTCGGCCGCTCGGACAAGCCGACCGAGCATCCGCAGTACTTCACGCACAGCGCGGACGCGGTGGTCGGCCTGATGGACCAGCTCGGCATCGAACGGGCTCACTTGGTCGGCAACTCGCTCGGCGGCGGCACCTCGGTGCGGCTGGCGCTGAACCATCCGGACCGGGCGGGCAGGCTGGTGCTGATGGGCCCCGGCGGGCTCAGCGTCAACGTGTTCTCGCCGGATCCGACCGAGGGCATCAAGAACCTCGGCCGGTTCAGCGCGCCGCCGGGGCCGAGCCGGGAAAAGCTCGAAGCCTTCCTGCGCGTGATGGTCTACGACCAGTCGCTGATCACCGACGAGCTGATCGAGGAGCGGTTCGCCGCCGCGAGCAGCGAGGAGTCGCTGAACGCGATGCGCGCGATGGGGGCGTCCTTCGCCCAGCCCGACACCTTCGAGCAGGGCATGCTCTGGCGTGAGGCGCACCGGCTGCGGCAGCGGGTGCTGCTGATCTGGGGCCGTGAGGACCGGGTCAACCCGCTGGACGGCGCACTGCTGGCGCTGAAGCTGATCCCGCGTGCGCAGCTGCACGTGTTCGGCCGCTGCGGGCACTGGGCGCAGCTCGAGAAGTTCGAAGAGTTCAACCGGCTCGCCGTATCGTTCCTCGGGGGTTCGTGATGGGTATTCGTTCACTGGGCTATCTGCGCATCGAGGCCACGGACATGGCCAAGTGGCGCGAATACGGGCTCAAGGTGCTCGGCATGATCGAGGGCAAGGGTGCCGACCCGGACGCGCTCTATCTCCGGATGGATGACTTTCCCGCGCGGTTGGTCGTCTTCCCCGGCGAACGGGATCGGCTCGCGCAGGCGGGCTGGGAGACCGCGAATGCGGGCGAGCTGGACGAGATCCGCGGCAGGCTGGAGTCGAACGGCGTGCCGTACAAGGAGGGCACCGCCGAGCAGCTCGCCGACCGCCGGGTGGATGGCCTGATCAGTTTCGAGGACCCGTCCGGCAACACTCTCGAGGTGTTCCACGGGGTCGCCCTGGAGCATCGGCGCGTGGTGAGCCCGTACGGGCACCGGTTCGTCACCGAGGAGCAGGGGCTGGGCCACGTGGTGCTGTCCACTCACGACGACGAGGCAGCGCTGCGGTTCTACCGCGATGTGCTCGGTTTCCGGCTGCGCGACTCGATGAAGTTGCCGCCGCAGCTGGTCGGCAGGCCGGAGGACGGCGACCCGGCCTGGTTGCGCTTCTTCGGCTGCAACCCGCGTCACCACAGCCTGGCCTTCCTGCCGATGCCGACACCGAGCGGGATCGTGCACCTGATGGTGGAGGTGGAGAACACCGACGACGTCGGCCTCTGCCTCGACCGCGCGATCCGGCGCAAGGTGCCGATGTCCGCGACACTGGGCCGGCATGTCAACGACCTGATGCTGTCCTTCTACATGAAGACCCCCGGCGGTTTCGACGTCGAGTTCGGCTGTGAGGGCCGCACGGTGGACGACGAGAGCTGGATCGCCAGGGAGAGCACCGCGGTTTCGTTGTGGGGCCACGACTTTTCGGTCGGGGCGCGGCCGCGATGACGATCGCCGCGGAGATCGACCCGGCCAATTTCCGCGCGGTGCTCGGGCAGTTCTGCACCGGTGTCACCGTGGTCACCGGCTGCGGCGGAGGACCGGCGGGTGGTGAGCCGGTCGGTTTCGCCTGCCAGTCCTTCGCCGCGCTTTCCCTGGACCCGCCGCTGGTGTTGTTCTGTCCTGGCAAGGGATCCCGCACCTGGCCGCTGATCGAGCGGGCCGGCCGGTTCGCGGTGAACGTGCTCGCGGACGACCAGCGCGAGGTGAGCAACACCTTCGGCGCCCGCGGCGCGGACAAGTTCGGCTCGGTCGCCTGGCACCCGGCACCTTCCGGTTCGCCACTGCTGGACGGCGTGCTGACCTGGGTCGACTGCGAACTGGAAGCGGTGCACGAAGCCGGCGACCACTACGTCGTGGTCGGCCGCGTCACCGCTCTCGGCTCCGCCGATACCTCGGACGCGCGCCCCCTGCTGTTCTACCGGGGCCGCTACACCGTCACCCAGCCCGATACCGCCCCCGCCCCGGTGCGCGAAGACCTCGACGCCCTGCTCACCTGGCCCCGCCCCGACGACTGGTACTGAGCCCCGAAAAGTCATGATCGGAACCTGCCTGTTCGGGAGCGCGGCGGTGGATGCATGGTGTTGCGGCGGGGTGCCCGGGTGGGGTCGAGGAAACCGGGCGGGATGAACTCGGGGTGTCCGTCGGCTGCCAGGCGGACCGCCCAGTCGGAGTGGTGAATCAGCCGGTGGTGCCGGGCGCACAGGAGCACGAGGTTGCCGATCTTCGTTTCGCCGTGGTGGGCCCAGAAGACGATGTGGTGTGCGGTGCAACGTTGGGGTGGGGCGTCGCAGCCGGGGAACGCGCAACCGCCGTCCCGGATCGCCAACGCCCGGCGCTGGGCCGGAGTGGCGAGCCGCTGGGCCCGGCCGACGTCGAGCGGTTCCCCGTGTGAGCCGAGGACGACCGGGATGATCGTGGCGTCGCAGGCCAACAGCCGGGCTTCGGTGGCGCTGATGTCGCCGACCAGGTCGAGGCACGCGCGGCCGAGTTCACGGCGCAGGTCGTCGTAGGACAGCGTGACCACGATGTGCGTGGTGTCCCCGGCTTGGCCGGGCAGATCCGGGTTGGCCATCCCGATGCCGACGAACTCCGCGAACGCGTCCCCATAACGTTCCCCTTGGCCTCGGGTGTCGGGGCCTTCTTCCGGGGTCGCCGGACGGGGTTTCGCCAGCGGGTCGAGCGCGGCTTTGAGCCGGGCGAAGGTTTCATCGTCCAAAGTGGCCTTGAGACCGTGACTGCCGTCGCGATGGGTGACGAAGGCCAGTTTCCGGCGGGCGGGGACAGGCTCGCGATGGTTCGGTTCCGGGCCGTCCGGATCGAGCCGGGTCAGCAGCCGCCAACCGGCCACGGCGATCTCTCGGGGGCCGGCGGTCCTGGCGAGGTCGACCAGGATCTTTTCGCCCAGCCCCCATTCGTGTTCGGCCGTGCTGTCCGGAAGCTGCCCGAGGATGGCGAGGATCGCGTCGATCTGCCCGGCGCCCAGCGCACCTTCCATCGCGGCCAAAGCGGTGGCCGTCGCGAGTGCGGGCTGTTCGGTGCCCGCGAAATCTCGTCCGGGGTTCAGCGCGCGGGCGCGGGCGACCCGGGCCCGCGCCTCGGCGGCGGACACGTGGCACGACTCCTGGAGCAGCGCGGCGAGCGTGCCGTACCCGGTCGCTTCCCGCACGCCCCGCCGATCCAGCTCGGCCAGGATCTGGCCCTGCTCGGCATCGAGACGCCGCTTCTCCCGCTCACGGGAGAGCAGCTCGGCGACCAGTGCGCGGCCATCGAGCCGCCACCACCCGCCTGAAGCCTCGTTTCCGCTGGTCATAACCCCACCCTAGCGATACTCGAACACAAGTTCGATTGCTCGATGGGGTGAACTGGCCTTCACGGAGCCGGACGGATGTGACAGACCAAGCTATCTGTCACTTGTTCATGCTTTCTGTTGCTGCGCAGTCACCTTTCGCCAACGGGGTGGTTGTGCTCGTCGGGACTGGTCCCAGGCGGCAGGATTAGGGTCGTCGACCACCAAGACGGGAAGAAGTCGTGGGCCAAGCACAAGTTGGCACGATCCGGATCGCACGCCGATGGGGCTGGTGGTCGGGGCTCCGGTGAGGGTGCAGTCCTGTGGACCACAGCTGAGAGGGTGACCATCTCGGCAACTGAGGTGAAGGCGGAATGGGCAAGGGAAAACGCCTCCGGCGTTACCGTGACCGCCAGCCCCGCATCCACGCGAGGCGCGCACGGGCCCAGCTGAACAGCGCTGCTGCTGATCGTGAGTGGCGCAGGAAACGCCGCGCGAAACGCATCGCGATCCTCGTCTCGGTGGTCTTCGCCATCATCGACCTGGGGCTCATCTGTGGCTATATAGTTAGCGGGTTCGACGGTGGATGGTTCTTTTTCATGCTCATGGGCATCTTGGGGTCGGTGGTTGCCGTAGCACTGGCGGTTACCGATATCTTCCTCCCGGAAGAAGCACGGCCGCCGGCCAACAAGCCGCGTCGCAATCCCTACGGAGGGCATGCGGGGGGCGTTGGGCCTGCGGAAGGCGGTGACGGCGGGGGCTGTGGCGGGGGAATGTGAAATTGGACGCGCGGCATTACGGCTTTCTGCGGCAGAGAACCGCAGCAAAAAGATCCGCTCACCACGACGCGCCGAACTAGTGACAACGGTGGTGGAAAACATTTGCCTGTGAGCCGTAGCTGCGGTGTGGATAGTCGGGGTGCGGTAAAATCGTTGTTCAGCGCGGTCATCCCGTAGGCACACTGCGGGCGTGGCCGGACTGGGGAAGATCGCGCGGACGCCGGGCCGGGGCCAGGCGACCGGGTTGAGCCTGACTTCGTGGGTGCTGTTCGCGAGTTCCGGCCCGCTGGCCAAGGCGGTGATGGCGGCGGGCTGGTCCCCGGCCGCGGTGACCTCGGTACGGATCGCGTTGGCTGCGCTGCTGCTGGCACCGGTGGTCGCGGTGCTGCGGCCGCGGGCCCTGCGGTTCCGCCGTGCCGACCGGTGGCTGCTGCTCGGCTACGGGCTGCTCGGCGTTGCCGGCGTGCAGCTGTTCTTCTTCCTGGCCGTGGCCAGGGTCCCGGTCGGGGTGGCGATGGTGCTGGTCAACCTGGCGCCCGCGCTCGTCGCACTCTGGGTGCGGGTGGTGCGGCGCACCAGGCTGTCCGTGCTGGTGTGGCTGGGTATCGGGCTGGCCGTGGCCGGGCTGGCTCTGATCGCGGAGATCTGGCAGGGCGCCCGGCTGGACCTGATCGGCGTCGCCGCCGGGCTGGCCGCGGCGATCTGCTCGGCCGGGTACTTCCTGCTCGGTGAGCACGGCGCGAGCAGGCACGACTCGTTCGGGCTGACCGCGGCCGGGCTGGCGATCGGCGCGGTGGTGGTGGTCGCGGTCAGCCCGCCGTGGACGCTGCCAACGGGCCTGCTCACCGCGCCCGCGGTACTCGACGGCCTGCGGATCCCGGCGTGGCTGGCGCTGCTGACGCTCGCCGTGGTTGGCACCGTGCTGCCCTACCTGGCCGGACTGCGGGCGCTGCGCGAGCTGCCCTCGGCGCTGGCCAGCGTGCTGGCACTGGTCGAACCGCTGGTCGCCGCCGTGCTGGCCTGGCTGCTGCTCGGTCAGGCGCTCGGCCCGGCGCAGCTGGCCGGGGCGGCGATCCTGCTCACCGGTGCGGTACTGGTGCAACTCGCCGGTCCGAAACCGCTCCCGGACGGCCACGGACGAGCACCGGGCTAGTTCACCGGTGCGCGGCGATTTCTTCCAGGGGGCGGCCGGTGGTGCGGGGGCCGAGCAGGGCGATGTCGGCGATCAGCACGGCCATGGCGACCGCGACCACGGTGAACATGGCGCCCGCGCCGCCGGCCTCCAGCACCGGGATGAGCACGAACGGCATCGCGGCGGTGGCCAGCCTGGACAGCGAGTAGGCCGAGCCGGCCGCGGTCGCGCGCAGCGACGTGGGGAACAGCTCGCCCTGGTAGGTGTGGAAGGCGTTCGAGAACACGTTGCTGGTGGCGGTGTAGCAGAAACCGAGCACCGCGATCAGCGCGCTCGAACCGGAGAAGCCGAACCCGAGGCCGAACGCGGCCATGCCCAGCGCGCTGCCCACGATCAGCCATTTCCGCTGTACCCGCTCGATGATCGGGATGGACAGCGCCGAGCCGATCGGGTAGCCGAGGAAGGTGATCGCGCTGAAGGTCAGCGAATGCACCAGGCCGTAGCCCTTCGCGGCGAGCACGATCGGCACCAGCGAACCGAAACCGTAGTAGCCGAAAGCTTGCAGCAGCTGGAAAACGTAGAGCATCACGGTACGGCGGCGCCACGGCGGGCGCAGCAGCGCGCTCGCCCGCCACGGCTCTTCGACGGGGGTCGCCGGTGCCGGTTCGGCCAGCGGCTGCGGGGCGGCGGCTTCCAGCCGGCGGACCACCAGGTCGGCCTCCTCGTGCCGGCCGTTCGCGGCCAGCCAGCGCGGCGACTCCGGTAGCCGGGCGCGCAGTACCCAGACCACCGCCGCGCCCAGCGCGCCGATCACGAACAGCCACCGCCAACCGTCCACCCCCAGCGGCGCTTCGCCGGCCAGCGCCATGGCGAGGAACCCGGCCGCGGGCACCCCGCAGAAGCCGATCGTGTAAGCCCACGCGGTGGCCCGGCCGCGGGACTTCGCCGGCAGCAGGTCGGCAAGGTAGGCGTCGGCAAGCGGCAGTTCGGCGCCGATCCCGATCCCGGCCACGAACCGGCAGGCGACCAGCATCCAGACGTCCGTGCTGAACGCGCCGAGCAAGGTGAACAGCGAGTAGATGCCCAGGGTCAGCAGGAACGCCCGGCGCCGCCCGATCCGGTCGGCCAGCCTGCCCAGCGTGAGCGCGCCGACGAAGGCGCCGAGGAAGGCGGACGCGAGCAGTGGCTTGATCTCCCCGCTGGAGACGCCGAACTCCTTGCTCAGCACCGTGCTGACCGTGCTGGCCAGGAACAGGTCGTACAGGTCGAAGAAGGTGGCGACGCCGACTACGGCGATCAGATAACGGTGCAGGCGGGTCACCGGCAGCCGGTCGAGCCTGGCCGCCACACTCGGCTGATCGGGCACGGCTCAGCCGGCCTCCGGCACCGAGGCGACCGCGGGTTCGGGTTCGGGCAGCCGGGCCAGGTTGGCGCTGACCAGGTCGGCGGCGCGCTGCACGGCCGGGCCGATGGCCTTCATCCGCAAGCTGTCGAACACCGACGCGCCCACCGCGGCCACCACCTGCCCGGACGGCGAGCACACCGGCGCGGCCACGCAGTACACCGAGGGCACGGCGCCTTCGTAGCCGAAGGCCAGTCCCTCGTTGCGGGCGGTGGCGATCAGCCGTTTCCACTCGGGCACCGAGTAGCGCTCCGGGGAGGCGGTCGACGGGGTTTCCATCTCGAACAGCATGTCCGCCGCGGTGCCGCGCGGGATCAGCAGCCCGGCCCGCAGCGGCAGCACCTCGTCCACCTCGCCGCGCATCCCGCCGACGATCAGGGTCTTGTCCTGGTCCGGCACCGCCACGCAGACGCTGGCCTTCCCGGTGGCGGTGGCCAGCTGGCGCAGCGGGTGCTTCGCCGCCGCGCGCAGCACCGGGGTGGGCCGCCATGCTTGTCCCAGCCGGAACATCCTGGCGCCCATCCGGTACCGCCCCGACCGGCGCTGCACGGCGCCGAGCTCGACGAGCTGGTCGAGCAGCCGATGTGCGGTGGCCTTCGGCAGCCCGGCGTCGGCGGCGAGCCTGGTCAGCCCGGCTTCGCCTTCCTTGGCCAGTCCCTCCAGCAGCGAGAACGCGCCTTCCAGCACGCCGCGCCCGGCGGTCCTGCCCAGATCTCCGCCCGCTGTGTTCTCGCGCACCGACCGGCCACTCCAATCTTCTCGACCGGAGCGAAACGGACTCTGCTGCTCCGGGTCCACTCAGCGGACCGTACCCTGCCCTCTCCGGCCCGGCCAGGTCATGCTGAGGGCTGGACCGCGTCCGTTCGACCGATCCAGCCGACGGCAGCCGTTGCACTGGGGGTCAACGGCTTCCGGCCTTCTCGAGCCGGATCGGCTCGCCGACCTCGTGCAGATGCCGCAGCGCCTGCCGGTACGAGTCGATGAGCCCGGTCTCGTAGTACGGGACGTCGATCTCCGCGCAGTACTCGCGGATGATCCGCTGCGCACGGGGCAGGTGCGGGGTCGGCATGCTGGGGAACAGGTGGTGCTCGATCTGGTAGTTCAGCCCGCCCATCGCGATGTCCACGACCGGCCCGCCGCGCACGTTGCGGGTGGTCAGCACCTGGCGGCGCAGGAAGTCCAGCTTCTCGCCGGCCTTCAGGGTCGGCATGCCCTTGTGCCCCGGTGCGAACACCGAGCCCATGTAGACGCCCCACAGGCCCTGGTGCACCGCGAGGAAGGCCAGTGCCTTGTCCGGCGAGAGCACCAGGAACAGCAGGGCCAGGTAGCCGAGCACGTGCACGATCAGCAGGGTCGCTTCGATGCCGCGGTGCTTCAGGTTCGGCCGGAACAGCGCGCGGAACCCGGAAACGTGCAGGTTCAGGCCTTCCAGGGTGAGCAGCGGGTAGAACAGGAACGCCTGCCAGCGGCCGATGAACCTGGGCAGCCCCTTGGCCGCTTTCGCCTGGTCGGTCGACCACACCAGGATGTCCGGATCGACGTCGGGGTCGAGTTCTTCGTGGTTGGGGTTGGCGTGGTGGCGGGTGTGCTTGTCCATCCACCAGCCGTAGCTCATGCCAACGCCGAGGTTGCCGGTGATCCAGCCGGCGACCTGGCTCGGCCGCCGGGTGCGGAAGACCTGGCGGTGCGCGATGTCGTGGGAGACGAGCGCGACCTGGGCGAACATGATCGCGAAGAAGGCGGCGATGGCGAGCTGCCACCAGGAGTCGCCGATCAGGAAGAAGGCGGCCAGCCCGGCGAGGTACAGCCCGGCCACGATGCCGATCCTGGCGACGTAGTAGCCGGGGCGCCGGTCGAGCAG includes:
- the hsaD gene encoding 4,5:9,10-diseco-3-hydroxy-5,9,17-trioxoandrosta-1(10),2-diene-4-oate hydrolase; the encoded protein is MEGKYIQVRGDLRLHYHEAGTEHAETVLLLHGGGPGASAWSNFGRNLPVFAKSFRTIAVDQPGFGRSDKPTEHPQYFTHSADAVVGLMDQLGIERAHLVGNSLGGGTSVRLALNHPDRAGRLVLMGPGGLSVNVFSPDPTEGIKNLGRFSAPPGPSREKLEAFLRVMVYDQSLITDELIEERFAAASSEESLNAMRAMGASFAQPDTFEQGMLWREAHRLRQRVLLIWGREDRVNPLDGALLALKLIPRAQLHVFGRCGHWAQLEKFEEFNRLAVSFLGGS
- the hsaC gene encoding iron-dependent extradiol dioxygenase HsaC, whose translation is MGIRSLGYLRIEATDMAKWREYGLKVLGMIEGKGADPDALYLRMDDFPARLVVFPGERDRLAQAGWETANAGELDEIRGRLESNGVPYKEGTAEQLADRRVDGLISFEDPSGNTLEVFHGVALEHRRVVSPYGHRFVTEEQGLGHVVLSTHDDEAALRFYRDVLGFRLRDSMKLPPQLVGRPEDGDPAWLRFFGCNPRHHSLAFLPMPTPSGIVHLMVEVENTDDVGLCLDRAIRRKVPMSATLGRHVNDLMLSFYMKTPGGFDVEFGCEGRTVDDESWIARESTAVSLWGHDFSVGARPR
- a CDS encoding MFS transporter, which codes for MPDQPSVAARLDRLPVTRLHRYLIAVVGVATFFDLYDLFLASTVSTVLSKEFGVSSGEIKPLLASAFLGAFVGALTLGRLADRIGRRRAFLLTLGIYSLFTLLGAFSTDVWMLVACRFVAGIGIGAELPLADAYLADLLPAKSRGRATAWAYTIGFCGVPAAGFLAMALAGEAPLGVDGWRWLFVIGALGAAVVWVLRARLPESPRWLAANGRHEEADLVVRRLEAAAPQPLAEPAPATPVEEPWRASALLRPPWRRRTVMLYVFQLLQAFGYYGFGSLVPIVLAAKGYGLVHSLTFSAITFLGYPIGSALSIPIIERVQRKWLIVGSALGMAAFGLGFGFSGSSALIAVLGFCYTATSNVFSNAFHTYQGELFPTSLRATAAGSAYSLSRLATAAMPFVLIPVLEAGGAGAMFTVVAVAMAVLIADIALLGPRTTGRPLEEIAAHR
- a CDS encoding fatty acid desaturase family protein, encoding MTIDELPPPAGPATGSDFSRLAQRITKAGLLDRRPGYYVARIGIVAGLYLAGLAAFFLIGDSWWQLAIAAFFAIMFAQVALVSHDIAHRQVFRTRRPSQVAGWITGNLGVGMSYGWWMDKHTRHHANPNHEELDPDVDPDILVWSTDQAKAAKGLPRFIGRWQAFLFYPLLTLEGLNLHVSGFRALFRPNLKHRGIEATLLIVHVLGYLALLFLVLSPDKALAFLAVHQGLWGVYMGSVFAPGHKGMPTLKAGEKLDFLRRQVLTTRNVRGGPVVDIAMGGLNYQIEHHLFPSMPTPHLPRAQRIIREYCAEIDVPYYETGLIDSYRQALRHLHEVGEPIRLEKAGSR
- a CDS encoding IclR family transcriptional regulator → MRENTAGGDLGRTAGRGVLEGAFSLLEGLAKEGEAGLTRLAADAGLPKATAHRLLDQLVELGAVQRRSGRYRMGARMFRLGQAWRPTPVLRAAAKHPLRQLATATGKASVCVAVPDQDKTLIVGGMRGEVDEVLPLRAGLLIPRGTAADMLFEMETPSTASPERYSVPEWKRLIATARNEGLAFGYEGAVPSVYCVAAPVCSPSGQVVAAVGASVFDSLRMKAIGPAVQRAADLVSANLARLPEPEPAVASVPEAG
- the hsaB gene encoding 3-hydroxy-9,10-secoandrosta-1,3,5(10)-triene-9,17-dione monooxygenase reductase subunit, producing MTIAAEIDPANFRAVLGQFCTGVTVVTGCGGGPAGGEPVGFACQSFAALSLDPPLVLFCPGKGSRTWPLIERAGRFAVNVLADDQREVSNTFGARGADKFGSVAWHPAPSGSPLLDGVLTWVDCELEAVHEAGDHYVVVGRVTALGSADTSDARPLLFYRGRYTVTQPDTAPAPVREDLDALLTWPRPDDWY
- the hsaA gene encoding 3-hydroxy-9,10-secoandrosta-1,3,5(10)-triene-9,17-dione monooxygenase oxygenase subunit yields the protein MSEQGTHEVIAGVRELLPTLRERAQDTEDARRISDESIKSLQEIGFFKLLQPKTYGGYEADPVTFYTAVKLIASACGSTGWVASILGVHPWHLALFDGKAQEEVWADDIDVRISSSYAPMGKAQVVDGGYRLTGKWSFSSGCDHATWVLLGAPAFDADGKPVDFCTYLLPISDYRIDDVWDTVGLRGTGSNDIAVDDVFVPQHRALSFMATSKCRTPGQDVNPGPLYKLPYGSVHPSTITAPIIGMAQGAYDAHVDYQRSRVRAAYAGEQAKEDPFAKVRIAEAASEIDAAWLQLTHNIDELYQRACAGEKLPFETRLRVRRDQVRGTERAISAIDRLFENSGGRALRSGTPIQRFWRDAHAGRVHAANDAERAYVMFGTGAFGLPVENAMV
- a CDS encoding EamA family transporter, producing MAGLGKIARTPGRGQATGLSLTSWVLFASSGPLAKAVMAAGWSPAAVTSVRIALAALLLAPVVAVLRPRALRFRRADRWLLLGYGLLGVAGVQLFFFLAVARVPVGVAMVLVNLAPALVALWVRVVRRTRLSVLVWLGIGLAVAGLALIAEIWQGARLDLIGVAAGLAAAICSAGYFLLGEHGASRHDSFGLTAAGLAIGAVVVVAVSPPWTLPTGLLTAPAVLDGLRIPAWLALLTLAVVGTVLPYLAGLRALRELPSALASVLALVEPLVAAVLAWLLLGQALGPAQLAGAAILLTGAVLVQLAGPKPLPDGHGRAPG
- a CDS encoding HNH endonuclease signature motif containing protein, whose translation is MTSGNEASGGWWRLDGRALVAELLSREREKRRLDAEQGQILAELDRRGVREATGYGTLAALLQESCHVSAAEARARVARARALNPGRDFAGTEQPALATATALAAMEGALGAGQIDAILAILGQLPDSTAEHEWGLGEKILVDLARTAGPREIAVAGWRLLTRLDPDGPEPNHREPVPARRKLAFVTHRDGSHGLKATLDDETFARLKAALDPLAKPRPATPEEGPDTRGQGERYGDAFAEFVGIGMANPDLPGQAGDTTHIVVTLSYDDLRRELGRACLDLVGDISATEARLLACDATIIPVVLGSHGEPLDVGRAQRLATPAQRRALAIRDGGCAFPGCDAPPQRCTAHHIVFWAHHGETKIGNLVLLCARHHRLIHHSDWAVRLAADGHPEFIPPGFLDPTRAPRRNTMHPPPRSRTGRFRS